One genomic segment of Amycolatopsis sp. Hca4 includes these proteins:
- a CDS encoding MFS transporter has translation MPLTRALVDLTPLRTSPAFRRLWLGRVFSGFGSQMTLVAVMFQVWEQTRSTTWTGAVGLAQALPLVLLGLFAGSVVDRVDRRKVAIVAATGQAVCSVLLAVQGFLGDVPVVAVLGLVAVQSCFVACGGPAARTFVPRLLPPGQLPAGLALGRIAFQGAMLLGPALGGLVLGWAGVGGCYLVDALTFCLAFHGLFGLPPMRPGGEPSRPGVRGVLDGLAFLVRTPVVRGALLTDLAATVLSMPVSLFPLVNAERFDGDPRTLGLFLSAVAVGGVVASVFSGTFTRLPRPGRVMLAGSAGWGLALTGFGLAPDPWLGLACLVLAGAADTVSVVSRGALVQLATPDALLGRVSAAEQIVGQAGPDLGNLRGGLVAGATSGTFALLSGGVLCVLAVAIVGAATPGLRRFATPAADSR, from the coding sequence ATGCCCCTGACCCGCGCGCTCGTCGACCTCACCCCGCTCCGCACCTCACCCGCCTTCCGCCGGCTCTGGCTGGGCCGGGTCTTCTCCGGCTTCGGCAGCCAGATGACCCTCGTCGCCGTGATGTTCCAGGTCTGGGAACAGACCCGGAGCACCACCTGGACCGGGGCCGTCGGGCTGGCTCAAGCGCTTCCCCTCGTCCTTCTCGGGTTGTTCGCCGGCTCCGTCGTGGACCGGGTCGATCGGCGGAAAGTCGCCATCGTCGCCGCCACCGGGCAGGCCGTCTGCTCGGTCCTCCTCGCCGTGCAGGGGTTTCTCGGTGACGTGCCGGTCGTCGCGGTGCTCGGGCTCGTTGCCGTCCAATCGTGCTTCGTCGCTTGTGGTGGGCCCGCCGCGCGGACCTTCGTTCCGCGGCTGCTGCCGCCCGGCCAGCTGCCCGCCGGGCTCGCTCTGGGGCGGATCGCCTTCCAGGGCGCGATGTTGCTCGGCCCCGCGCTCGGCGGGCTCGTCCTCGGCTGGGCCGGCGTCGGCGGCTGCTACCTCGTCGACGCGCTCACCTTCTGCCTCGCCTTCCACGGCCTCTTCGGCCTCCCGCCGATGCGGCCCGGCGGTGAGCCGTCGCGGCCCGGGGTGCGCGGGGTGCTCGACGGGCTCGCCTTCCTCGTCCGGACGCCCGTCGTGCGCGGGGCGCTGCTCACCGATCTCGCCGCCACCGTGCTCTCCATGCCGGTCAGCCTGTTCCCGCTCGTCAACGCCGAACGCTTCGACGGCGATCCGCGCACCCTGGGCCTGTTCCTCTCGGCCGTCGCGGTCGGCGGGGTCGTCGCGTCCGTCTTCTCCGGGACCTTCACGCGGCTGCCGCGGCCGGGGCGGGTGATGCTCGCGGGCTCCGCCGGGTGGGGACTGGCGCTGACCGGGTTCGGGCTGGCCCCGGACCCGTGGCTCGGGCTGGCCTGCCTGGTCCTGGCGGGCGCGGCCGACACGGTCTCGGTCGTCTCGCGGGGCGCGCTCGTCCAGCTGGCCACCCCGGACGCCCTGCTCGGCCGGGTTTCCGCCGCCGAGCAGATCGTCGGCCAGGCGGGCCCGGACCTCGGCAACCTGCGCGGCGGGCTCGTCGCGGGCGCGACGTCCGGGACGTTCGCGTTGCTCAGCGGCGGCGTGCTGTGCGTGCTGGCGGTGGCGATTGTCGGTGCGGCCACGCCCGGCCTGCGCCGCTTTGCCACTCCCGCTGCGGACAGCCGATGA
- a CDS encoding BTAD domain-containing putative transcriptional regulator, with protein MRYRLLGPVTIHGDTGPIRPGGQKQTSVLAALLLNANRVVTEDRLIDLTWGENAPPSVRGRLQVHISELRKLLGRDVIVRRAPGYLIEVAPGDRDLDVFDEEVAKARATSGAAAAAHLRAALALWEGTPLGGVSESLAEYEGPALAERRLVALEELYEQELVAGRHGEVVGELRRLVDEHPFRERLRAALMLALHRCGRSPEALETYTRAHELLVEELGIEPGQALQDLRMRILRGEGEPAPPAAAPRPAELPLDVRGFAGRAPELAALDQPGDVWVITGTAGVGKTALAVHWAHTARTRYPDGQLYVNLRGFDADDEPLTPAAALAQLLRTLGVDLRDVPSGVDDQSKLYRSLLADRQALVVLDNARDTAQVLPLLPSSGRVLVTSRHRLDELVARVGARSLGLTQLREADSRALLTALLGDRTAAEPDAADELARLCGHHPLALRIAAANTGVASIGELVDELRGDPLAHLGFDGESAVANAFSVSYQALTPELRQAFRLLALVPGPDFTAIAAAALLEVPAEEATRRLRGLIAANLLEAHAPRRYRFHDLARRYAERCVRAEEDEPAREAAWERLFTGYCAAADAAVALLGARIVALPREDAPSAPSPVAFADAASAVAWLDVEVPNLSAALRQAAARGPYPGAWYLADALRRFFHDHGRRAEWLELAPIVLRAAQDHGARPAEALVQLSIGGAYFREGQHEAGIRHTEKAVLASRACGWRQCEATAVANLGAMLEWTGRLSEAVEHSRRAIQLFRELGNRSGEALALNSLSCHYRQLGRLEQAEDCLVEAIALARKEDLAFWEAANLADLGWVLLATGRLAESGEVLDQALGAFRDLKSSFGEATALNVVSALQIARGDHAAAAVTAEAALECVRRDGDRQVEVAALIALGRAEESRGDLRAAEKVLRAARALTEESGLRGQQAEAAATLARVLAADGRPDEAGEHARTALDAARAGGFRLVEAQALLGLAAVQEAAGRSILAGGTAREAQALYRAVGHATGEALAGEFLTRLGDRAKG; from the coding sequence GTGCGCTACCGCCTGCTGGGACCGGTCACGATCCACGGCGACACGGGACCGATCCGCCCCGGCGGCCAGAAGCAGACCTCCGTGCTGGCCGCGCTGCTGCTGAACGCGAACCGCGTCGTCACCGAGGACAGGCTCATCGACCTGACCTGGGGCGAGAACGCGCCGCCGAGCGTGCGCGGGCGGCTGCAGGTGCACATCTCCGAACTGCGGAAGCTGCTCGGGCGGGACGTCATCGTGCGGCGGGCGCCCGGCTACCTCATCGAGGTCGCGCCCGGCGACCGCGACCTCGACGTCTTCGACGAGGAGGTCGCCAAGGCCAGGGCCACCTCCGGGGCGGCGGCCGCCGCGCACCTGCGGGCCGCGCTGGCGCTGTGGGAAGGCACCCCGCTCGGCGGGGTGAGCGAATCGCTGGCCGAGTACGAGGGCCCGGCGCTGGCCGAACGCCGGCTCGTCGCCCTGGAGGAGCTCTACGAGCAGGAACTCGTCGCGGGACGGCACGGCGAGGTCGTCGGCGAACTGCGGCGGCTCGTCGACGAACACCCGTTCCGGGAGCGGCTGCGGGCCGCGCTGATGCTCGCGCTGCACCGCTGCGGCCGCAGCCCGGAAGCCCTCGAGACCTACACGCGCGCGCACGAACTGCTCGTCGAGGAACTGGGCATCGAGCCCGGCCAGGCCCTGCAGGACCTGCGGATGCGGATCCTGCGCGGCGAGGGCGAGCCCGCCCCGCCCGCCGCCGCGCCGCGGCCCGCCGAGCTGCCACTGGACGTCCGCGGGTTCGCCGGCCGGGCGCCGGAGCTGGCCGCGCTCGACCAGCCCGGGGACGTCTGGGTGATCACCGGCACCGCCGGCGTCGGGAAGACCGCGCTGGCCGTGCACTGGGCCCACACCGCGCGGACGCGCTACCCCGACGGCCAGCTGTACGTGAACCTGCGCGGCTTCGACGCCGACGACGAGCCGCTCACCCCCGCCGCCGCGCTCGCGCAGCTGCTGCGGACCCTCGGCGTCGACCTGCGGGACGTGCCGTCCGGGGTCGACGACCAGAGCAAGCTCTACCGGTCGCTGCTGGCCGACCGGCAGGCGCTGGTGGTGCTGGACAACGCCCGGGACACCGCGCAGGTGCTGCCGCTGCTGCCGTCGTCGGGGCGGGTGCTGGTGACCAGCAGGCACCGGCTCGACGAGCTCGTCGCCCGCGTCGGCGCGCGGTCGCTGGGCCTGACGCAGCTGCGCGAGGCCGATTCTCGGGCGCTGCTGACCGCGCTGCTCGGGGACCGGACCGCCGCCGAGCCGGACGCGGCCGACGAGCTGGCCCGGCTCTGCGGCCACCACCCGCTGGCCCTGCGGATCGCCGCCGCGAACACGGGCGTGGCCAGCATCGGCGAGCTGGTCGACGAGCTGCGCGGTGACCCGCTGGCGCACCTGGGCTTCGACGGGGAAAGCGCCGTCGCCAACGCGTTTTCGGTGTCCTACCAGGCGCTGACGCCCGAGCTGCGTCAGGCGTTCCGGCTGCTCGCGCTGGTGCCGGGGCCTGACTTCACGGCGATCGCCGCGGCGGCCCTGCTGGAGGTGCCCGCCGAGGAGGCGACCCGGCGGCTGCGCGGGCTGATCGCCGCGAACCTCCTGGAGGCGCACGCGCCCCGGCGCTACCGCTTCCACGACCTGGCCCGCCGGTACGCCGAGCGGTGCGTCCGCGCGGAGGAGGACGAGCCCGCGCGTGAGGCGGCGTGGGAGCGGCTGTTCACCGGCTACTGCGCGGCCGCGGACGCGGCGGTCGCGCTGCTCGGCGCGCGGATCGTGGCGCTGCCCCGCGAGGACGCACCCTCGGCGCCGAGCCCGGTGGCCTTCGCGGACGCCGCCTCGGCGGTGGCCTGGCTCGACGTCGAGGTCCCGAACCTGTCGGCGGCCCTGCGGCAGGCGGCGGCGCGCGGGCCGTACCCGGGCGCCTGGTACCTCGCCGACGCGTTGCGCCGGTTCTTCCACGACCACGGGCGGCGCGCGGAGTGGCTCGAGCTGGCGCCGATCGTGCTGCGCGCGGCGCAGGACCACGGCGCCCGGCCCGCCGAAGCGCTGGTCCAGCTGTCCATCGGCGGGGCGTACTTCCGCGAGGGGCAGCACGAAGCGGGCATCCGCCACACGGAGAAGGCGGTGCTGGCCAGCCGGGCGTGCGGCTGGCGGCAGTGCGAGGCCACGGCGGTGGCGAACCTCGGCGCGATGCTGGAGTGGACCGGGCGGCTGTCGGAGGCCGTGGAGCACAGCCGGCGGGCGATCCAGCTGTTCCGCGAGCTGGGCAACCGGTCGGGCGAGGCGCTGGCGCTGAACTCGCTGAGCTGCCACTACCGGCAGCTGGGCCGGCTCGAGCAGGCGGAGGACTGCCTGGTCGAGGCGATCGCACTGGCCCGCAAGGAGGACCTGGCCTTCTGGGAGGCGGCCAACCTCGCCGACCTCGGCTGGGTCCTGCTGGCCACCGGACGGCTCGCGGAGTCCGGCGAGGTCCTGGACCAGGCACTGGGCGCGTTCCGCGACCTGAAGTCCAGCTTCGGCGAGGCAACGGCGTTGAACGTGGTGAGCGCACTGCAGATCGCCCGCGGCGACCACGCGGCGGCGGCAGTGACGGCGGAGGCGGCACTGGAGTGCGTCCGCCGCGACGGCGACCGCCAGGTGGAGGTGGCGGCGCTGATCGCACTGGGCCGAGCGGAGGAAAGCCGCGGCGACCTGCGCGCGGCGGAGAAGGTGCTGAGGGCGGCCCGGGCGCTGACGGAGGAGTCGGGCTTGCGAGGCCAGCAGGCCGAGGCGGCGGCCACGTTGGCCCGAGTCCTGGCGGCGGACGGCCGCCCGGACGAAGCGGGCGAACACGCCCGGACGGCGCTGGACGCGGCCCGGGCGGGCGGGTTCCGCCTGGTGGAGGCGCAGGCACTGCTGGGACTGGCGGCGGTCCAGGAGGCGGCGGGCCGGTCGATCCTGGCCGGCGGGACGGCCCGGGAGGCCCAGGCGCTGTACCGCGCGGTGGGGCACGCGACGGGGGAAGCCCTCGCGGGTGAGTTTTTGACCCGCCTCGGCGACCGGGCAAAGGGCTGA
- a CDS encoding thioesterase II family protein yields MDRDDVQRLLFVCFPDAGEAAGRYRAWRDPRIAVQVVELPGRGERRDEHPYRDMWLLVEALAGELAGPLESPHVLFGAGLGALVAYRLAQRRVAAGLGVPRALVVAHQAPPSRAARVPEQAGRADVSLLASDAHLPVAPPLPCPVRGFGEPHVMTGWGEHTSAGFVLTPARAQDSAALLRDAVLRSAHLISAMAGQGTAGRATAPKLTGA; encoded by the coding sequence GTGGACCGTGACGACGTCCAGCGTCTGTTGTTCGTCTGCTTCCCGGACGCCGGGGAAGCCGCCGGCCGCTACCGCGCCTGGCGCGATCCGCGGATCGCGGTGCAGGTCGTGGAGCTGCCCGGGCGGGGCGAACGCCGGGACGAGCATCCCTACCGGGACATGTGGCTGCTGGTCGAGGCCCTGGCCGGGGAACTGGCGGGGCCGCTCGAGAGCCCGCACGTGCTGTTCGGCGCGGGGCTCGGTGCCCTGGTCGCCTACCGGCTGGCCCAGCGCCGGGTGGCCGCGGGACTGGGGGTCCCGCGGGCACTCGTCGTGGCGCACCAGGCGCCACCGTCCCGCGCCGCGCGGGTGCCGGAGCAGGCGGGCCGCGCCGACGTGAGCCTCCTGGCGAGCGACGCGCACCTGCCGGTGGCGCCGCCGCTGCCGTGCCCGGTGCGGGGGTTCGGTGAGCCGCACGTGATGACGGGCTGGGGCGAGCACACCAGCGCGGGGTTCGTGTTGACGCCGGCGCGGGCCCAGGACAGCGCGGCCCTGCTGCGGGATGCGGTGCTGAGGTCGGCGCACCTGATTTCGGCGATGGCGGGCCAGGGGACGGCGGGGCGGGCGACGGCGCCGAAGCTGACCGGGGCGTAG
- a CDS encoding GntR family transcriptional regulator, whose protein sequence is MPRPKHVAASDLRLPDALQPGRPKGDQLREILESAAAEAGPGRLMPSERFLAEHFQVARGTVRQEINRLVADGVLYRQHGTATFTAERQAAHIDMLTSFTEDMQARGVVPKTKVLHAEVESAGPRIAGRLNVPPGARVFRLERLRYVEDEPFAVERTNLSVDRFPDIELFDWETQSLHRTIEERWGVRPEWNDTAISAVLPNSHDAALLGIEATQPCLIIEGTLHDQSGGVIEAGRSLYRADRYTVFTQARRSPAT, encoded by the coding sequence ATGCCCCGTCCGAAACACGTCGCCGCGAGCGATCTGCGTCTGCCGGACGCGCTGCAGCCGGGGCGGCCGAAAGGCGATCAGCTCCGGGAAATCCTCGAAAGCGCCGCCGCGGAGGCCGGGCCCGGGCGGCTGATGCCGTCCGAACGGTTCCTCGCCGAGCACTTCCAGGTCGCCAGGGGCACCGTGCGGCAGGAGATCAACCGCCTGGTCGCCGACGGCGTCCTGTACCGCCAGCACGGCACCGCCACCTTCACCGCCGAACGGCAGGCCGCGCACATCGACATGCTGACCTCGTTCACCGAGGACATGCAGGCCCGCGGGGTCGTCCCGAAGACGAAGGTGCTGCACGCCGAGGTCGAGAGCGCCGGCCCCCGCATCGCCGGGCGGCTGAACGTGCCGCCCGGCGCGCGGGTGTTCCGGCTGGAACGCCTCCGCTACGTCGAAGACGAGCCGTTCGCCGTCGAGCGCACCAACCTCTCCGTCGACCGGTTCCCCGACATCGAGCTGTTCGACTGGGAGACCCAGTCCCTGCACCGCACGATCGAGGAGCGCTGGGGCGTGCGCCCCGAGTGGAACGACACGGCGATCTCCGCGGTCCTGCCCAACAGCCACGACGCCGCCCTGCTCGGCATCGAGGCCACCCAGCCGTGCCTGATCATCGAGGGCACGCTGCACGACCAGAGCGGCGGCGTGATCGAAGCGGGCCGCTCGCTCTACCGGGCGGACCGCTACACCGTCTTCACGCAGGCGCGCCGCAGCCCGGCCACCTGA